TAATAATACAGAATGTAAAAGGCAGAATATGCCATAACTAATGTAGCAAAGATAACAATATTTATTAATTACTTAAATGCAATTTCCCTGTCGAAAATAAATCTTCTAGATCATCCCTAATACTGTCTTCTTGGTTATAATTTCTTAAACTTCTTATAACATAAGGAACTGCATTTGTTTTTTAAATAACAACACAAAATCATTACTTACACCTATCGCTTAAATTTGTAATTATTTGTAATTTTATGTTTATTAATATTGTTTCAAATATATAATATAATTTAAATAGGTTGTTCATATCTACGTTATTTATAGTACATCAAAACTATAAATAAACCATCAAAATTATTTTATTTAATCTTATATCTTGGGATAGGTACAAAATGCATATGGTGTAATATGCTATATGTGTGACAGTTAAGAGTTGTGATCTTTTTATGGTTCATCCACATTTTGCGTATATATCTTGATGCATTGCTTTTATTTTGTAACTACTCAGGTTCTTTTTGAGTATAATAATCACACAAAAGTTCCAAACACGTTGTTTTAGTGATGATTGTTAATAATAATAGGCCGTATTGTTGATTACTTTCTGTTATATTATTTTCTAATTTGTCAAGATCAATGAATCTTTGTAATCATGATAACAATAGATCGTTTAGAACGAGAGAATCAAGCTTTAAAGAAGCAGGTTGAGACATTACTGAAAGAGCTAGACAGAGTGATGTCACGAGTTCAAGCTTTGTCACAAGAGAATACTATGCTTCATGAAAAAGTAAAGGATCTAGAAGACAAACTATCGCGTAATCATAAAAACAGTAGTAATAGTAGTTTTCCACCTTCAAGAGATTTACATACAGTAAAGAAAAATCAATCACTTCGAAATAAATCCACTAGGAAATCCGGAGGTCAACCCAACCATAAAGGATCGACATTTCAACAGAGTGATTTCCCAACAAGCATAGAGTCATATTATCCTACATCGACGTGTCAGTGTGGTAATACATTAAATCAAGAAGACGCTAGCTTGTTATGCAAACGTCAGGTTTTTGACATACCACCTGTTCTTGAACAAATCTGCACGGAGCATCGTCTTTATGAAAATAGATGCAGTTGTGGTCAACTACACAAAGGTTCTATGCCCTCGAATATAAAAGCACCTGTCCAATACGGTTCTCATTTACGTTCACTAATTGTAAGCTTGTATGTTGAACATTATATCCCTTTAAACCGTATTGGTTCACTAGTGGAAGAGATAACATCATTTAAAATTGGAGATGGGACTATTACTAATATTTTAAATAAAGCCCAAGAGGTGATGACTCCTTTATATGAATCACTTCGTGAATCGATATCCAAATCCAGTGTAGTTGGCTCAGACGAAACAGGTTGCAAGATCAATGGAGGCAAAGGATGGATGTGGGTATGGCAAAATCATGAGGTAACATTCATTACAGCCAATAAGTCTAGAGGGTATAAAGTTGTCGTAGAAAATTTTAAAAAAGGATTTATTAATGCGACCTTAGTCAGTGACTGTTATGCTTCGCAATTAAAAACTCCAGCCAAACATTATCAACTATGTTTAGCACATTTACAACGAGAATTAATCTATATTAAACAACAAACGAATAACAGTTGGGCAGAGGATATTTTGAATATATTCTATAAAGCCATGAAATTAAAGAGAGAATCAGCCGAGAACCAATATCCTTTAAAAGACAAATCAATATTTAAAGAACAGCTTT
The Prolixibacteraceae bacterium DNA segment above includes these coding regions:
- a CDS encoding IS66 family transposase encodes the protein MITIDRLERENQALKKQVETLLKELDRVMSRVQALSQENTMLHEKVKDLEDKLSRNHKNSSNSSFPPSRDLHTVKKNQSLRNKSTRKSGGQPNHKGSTFQQSDFPTSIESYYPTSTCQCGNTLNQEDASLLCKRQVFDIPPVLEQICTEHRLYENRCSCGQLHKGSMPSNIKAPVQYGSHLRSLIVSLYVEHYIPLNRIGSLVEEITSFKIGDGTITNILNKAQEVMTPLYESLRESISKSSVVGSDETGCKINGGKGWMWVWQNHEVTFITANKSRGYKVVVENFKKGFINATLVSDCYASQLKTPAKHYQLCLAHLQRELIYIKQQTNNSWAEDILNIFYKAMKLKRESAENQYPLKDKSIFKEQLLLLLKNDEYDDQLDEIKTLRSRLIKRIDSVFTFLEYYEVPFDNNASERSIRNIKIKQKVSAGYRTEEGAQRYAMLRSIVDTLKKQGKSVVRMIAHWLSQNHLKVSWQ